In the genome of Desulfovermiculus halophilus DSM 18834, the window CATCTCTTCTGTGTGCCCACTTTCGGCCCGGTATTTTCTAAGTCCCGCCAAAGGGGGATCCCTGCCCCCTCCAGGCACTCACATGATGGACATTGCTTTCAGATGGACTGAGCATATCATGCATGTGAGTGCCTGGTTTCCCCCTTTTGGCGGGACCAAGAAAATGTGCGGGCCTGCCGCTCACGGCACACAGAAGAGACGGCAAACTCTTATATATGCAATTCCACTTTCTGTGTCGAAGAGCCGCTTAGACCGATATCTTGAAGATGACCCGCAATTGCACGATTTCAAACAGTCCAAACAGCTGCACTCATTCCATGGTCCCGCAGGGCTTGCTCCAGCTCCGGGACATAGTCCTCGGGCCAGAACTGGAAGATGCAGGTAAAGAGGATTGTGGCATACACCAGGCTGGCTACGGCCACATCCTGCTGGGACCAGTCCTCGTTCTCTACCGCGGATTGGGCCATGTGCAGAAAGTAGGACCACAGATGGGGCTCCAGGGCTTCCAGAAGGTCCACGATCCGATCCTCGTGTTCTCCCTGGGACCATCGCTCCCAGATCCGGTCCATGAATCCGGCGGGCAGGCTTCTGGCCGGTTGTCCGCAGCGCTTGCGAAAGGCCCGGACGCTTGCCGCGACAACAAAGGTGAGCGCCGGCCGGGTCCGGCCCAAAAGCTCTTCCTTGTCTTTTAAAAAGGGAAATATCTCGGGAAGAAATCCGAGCTCTTCAGTCAGGTTCTGCGGCCCGAAGCTGTTCGGGTTTATCTCCGCCAGCACATTTTGATCGATAAAGGTCATGTCAGCTTCTCCTGCACAGATGCGATCTTGCTTTGCAGCCGTCCGGTCCTGTCCTGGACATAATCCACTTTCAGGCTCATGGATATTCGGGAGCAGTCCTGGGCCAGGTCCTTAAAGCAGCTGGAAACAACCTGCATGACCTCATCCCATTCCCCTTCGATGCAGGTGCCCATGGGCCCGAAATCGTGGGACAGGCCGCTTTGCTGCACAATGCTGACCGCCCGGGCCACGTAGGGGCTCAGGCTTACTCCCTTGTCCAGGGGGAAAATGGACAGCTCGGCTATGACACTCATATGTTCTCCTGCCTGCTTACGTGTTTTTGACTCTTTTCCTGTACCAGTGCATGCCCATGGAGCCGAGGATCAGCAGGATCAGCACCGCAGTGAAAAGTCCCCAGCGCTGCTGAGAGGCCGCGCCGCCCAGAACCACCACCGGCATGGCCAGGGCTCCCTGCACCACCCAGGACAGACCAATATATGACAGGAAAGGCAGGCCGGTCAAAGCCAGGATGTAGTTCTTCATTACATATGGGGGACCCGGGAGTATGAGGAAAAGAAACATGAGCTTTCCCGGCCTGGCGGTCAGGAAGCCTGGCGGATTGTGTCCCCTGCTGTGCATGATCATTAGGATCATGCTGCGGAAAAACGTCTTGCTGATCAGGTAGCACATTACCAGATGCACGGGCATGATCAGCAGGCTGATCCCCAGGCCCCATGCTGTACCGAACTTGATCCCGGAGAGGACAAGAAAGGGGCTCATGGGAAAACCGAAAACCGGAAGAAAAACCATGAGCAGAATATACAGACCGGGGTGGATGTCGTGGCGCAAAAAAGCGTACAGGGCTTCTATGGGCGCCTGGCCTTGCTGCAATAGAATGAAAGCGGCAATCAGGGCCGAGATTGCGGTCAGGATGAGCACGAATTTTTTGCCGGAGGTCATTGTATGCGCTCCGGTTGAAGGTTGCAGATGCATCATCAGTATTCGTTCCGGGTGCCTTGCCCAGCGAGGCGCTGAAGGCTTATTCCCGGGTGTTTGATCATTTTGGGTTCCTTGACGTAGCCAGTGGGTTTTTGGAGTTTGCCATCTCTTTTGTGAGCCCACTTTCGGCCCGGTATTTTCTAAGCCCCGCCAAAGGGGGATCCCTGCCCGTCCATGGAGGACTTTGATGATATTTCAAATGTGGCCAATGCACAAATTGTTCACATTTCCCGGCACATCTGTATAGGACCAACCTGGGCGTCTTCTTTTATTTATCGTTCCCACGCTCTGCGTGGGAACTCTACAGGACGCTCCAGCGTCCGCAAAAGACCGCAGAGCGGTCCAGACAGGCTCCCACGCAGAGCGTGGGAGCAATATGGTGCCCGAGACCACCGGATCACGTCCCCCCTTGAGGGGGGAATCCAAGGGGGGTGCTTTTCTTTTGTCACAGCGGTCGTAAGCGATCCGATAAGGCATACACCCCCCAATCCCCCCTCAAGGGGGGACGGGGATGGAGATCAGCTGCGGTTTCAGAATCATAATACCGGGGGATCCGTGGACCCGGAGCTGTTTTTCAGCGGATTGTTCTATCTGATCGTTCCCATGCTCTGCGTGGGAACTCTACAGGATGCTCCAGCGTCCGCAAGAGACCGCAGAGCGGTCCAGACAGGCTCCCACGCAGAGCGTGGGAGCGATAAAGTGCCCGAGACCAGCGGCTCACGTCCCCCTTGAGGGGGGCAAGGGGGGTGTTTCTTTTTCCCTTTCCCATCTTCTGTTTTCTGACTTCTGTCTTCTGAATCGAGGGGGCAAGGGGGTGTTTCTTCTTTTGCCCCAGCAACCGTAAGCGATCAGGTAAAGAGAACTGACCCCCTGGCCGCAGTTTTACCCCCTGGGCCGGAAAGGTGGTCGTCATCAGGATGGGACGGAAAGGGCATAAAAAAAGGGAGTGAGGGGAAAACCTCACTCCCTTTTTAATGGGCCACCAAGGAATCGAACCTTGAACCTTCGGATTAAGAGTCCGCTGCTCTGCCAGTTGAGCTAGTGGCCCCGAACAACGAGGACCTGAATATGTGAAATTTGATCTGCTGTCAAGGAAAAATCCAAGACCAATGTTGAAGAGCCAAATGAAAGAGATATCCCGATCAGACCCGGGTCAAGCCTGCAAATATACGATGATTTCAGTGCTTTTATTTCAAAATCCCTGCTTTGTGAGTGCTTATGGGTACAATCGAAATGAGTGAATCAGGATTAATCGTCTTCTGTTGGATTTATTGATGAAAATAAGAAGATACGCATTTTTTCACCACAATAATGTGGATAAATTTGACAGTAATTATGTTCGTATGATATTTTTTAAGAAAAACGATGAAGGAGATAATCATGAGCAATGAGCAAAAAAATCTGAGTGAATTGATGAAAGAATACGGCATCAAGCAGAAGTCTATCGCCAAGATGGCCAAGGTCTCGCCGGCCGCAGTTTCCTTGGTGGTCAACGGCAAATCCAAGTCCGGACGGATAGAAGGGATTATCATGGAGGAGGTAGCCAAGAAAAGGCAGGAGCTGGAAAAGGCACAGTAGCTGTGATGATCTTCTGCTGCACAAAGGTGAAAAAGCCTGGATGCTTTTCTGGTGATCTGAAAATGCATTCAGGCTTTTGTTTCGTTTGAGCTGAGCGGTTCTCAATTTGCGTTGCCAGCGAAGACATGTAATCTCGGATGGTAGGATGAGATTGCCACCCACCTTTCAGGTGCTCGCAATGACGGGCAGGTCAGTGAGTGAGACTGAAAATCCTTGCAATAGATTCTTCAGTCCCTGCGCTCCTTCAGGATGACAGGAGGGGATCATCAGGACCTCCGGCCTCCATCCTTCCTTTTGTCATCGGTCCGCGTTTTTTCCTTGTTGTCATTCTGAGCGAGTCCGGGAGCGAAGAATCCCTGGAGCCAAAGCATGCCTGCGTTTGGGCGGTGCACAGGTTAGCAGCATTTCTATTCTCGCCCCTTCTTCTTCAGCGTTCCACAATCTTGCCCTGGACAATAAGGGTGGAGACCGACATCCGGTCATTGGCCACCTGGATTTTGATCACCCCTTCATAGCGCTGCACAATTGTTGTGGCCCACGTGCGCATATATGGGCTGAGGCTGCTTAGCCCGGAGACCTGGACCCGGTCCTGACGAACTGAAACCCGCAGTTGCAGCACGCGCTCCAGGTACTCCAAGGGATCAAAGTATTGGTGGAACATGACCCGTCCCCCCGTTGTTCAAGGGTGTTCTGGCGGTATCCTTATCTGATTGCAATCCTCCTGCCTCTTGATTTTTCTGTCGTCTATCCTCTGCCGTCTGTCATCTGTCAGCGGGCCGCCATTCTTTCTTCCTGTCATTCTGAGCGAGTCTGCGAGCGAAGAATCTCTCATCCTGTTTCTTTTATCTTAGAGTTCCCACGTTCTGCGTGGGAACTCTTCAGGATGCTCCAGCGTCCGCAAGAGACCGCAGAGCGGTCCGGACAGGCTCCCACGCAGAGCGTGGGAGCGATAAGGTGCTCGAGATCAGCGGCTTACGTCCCCCCTTGAGGGGGGAATCCAAGGGGGGTGTTTCTTCTTATGCCCCAGCAATCGGAAGCGATCCGATAAGGCATACACCCCCCAATCCCCCCTCAAGGGGGGACGGGGATGGAGATCAGCTGCGGTTTCAGGGTCAGGATACAGGGTGATTCGTGGACCCGGAGCTGTTTTTCAGCGGATTTATCGTTGATTGTTCCCACGCTCTGCGTGGGAACTCTTCAGGATGCTCCAGCGTCCGCAAGAGACCGCAGAGCGGTCCAGACAGGCTCCCACCCAGAGCACTGTCCGGGCATGCCATGGCATTGGCTCCGGACGGTCCTTGGTTTTGCCTGGAGTCAAGAAACATCTCGTATGCATCAGATTTCACACCATGCAGGGTGAAAGGAAATTGACATGTATGCACAAAAATGCATGCCGGTGTGCAGCCTGGGGGTGTCATTCCAGGAGTGGAGGCAACTTCCCGCCACATAAGGGCCCTACATACATGTCCTCTTCTAGCGGGTCGCATCCCAAAAAGCCCCGGGTCCCAGACGTGGCCTGGGCCGGCATGTATCCAACCCGCGGGGTGCACAGGGCCGAAGTTCCCAACCTCCAGATCTTCTATGACCCAAAATGAAAAAATAAAGCCAATATTTTCAGCGATCGAGTCAAAAATGTGGCTTTAAGCCTGTCAAGTGTGCCCATATTTTGCAAGACAAGTGTCAGGCTGCCAATCATTGGGCTGGGAGGCAAGTGTCGGGATTGCACTCAGTTCAGCCTGAGAATGATTGTGAGAGGCATGTGCGGATAAGGTTTTTATTGTGTTCATGTTTCATTTCAAAACCAGAAAGGAGAAGAGCCATGATGAACGCACTGAAGAGATTTTGGAATGATGAGGAAGGGGTGACCATGATTGAGTACACTCTTATTGCGGCACTTATATCCATTGCCGCTGTTGTTATTATTGGCAGCACTGGAGATGCAATAAATTCATTATTCACTTCAGTTGAAAGTGAAATTTCCGGAGCAACGACAACTGAAAGTCAATAATAAAGTATAAAAAATTATTAGTGATGATGATCTGATTAATAAAAATAATAATTAGATCGTCATCACTATAAATAATATATTTAAAAATTAAATGATTAATAGATAGTATAAAATTATGGTTTTGATTATTCATATATTATATATTGTTATAATGATAATTATATCGATATTTGATTATATTTATTATAGAATACCAAACATCATTGTAATTTTGTTAATTTCAATTTCATTGATAAGTATGATTGTTTTACATGGAACTTATGGCATAATGTTGTGTTTTTTGGGGATAGCTCTAGGTATGTCCTTTCTGCTTATTCCCTATATTTTAGGCGGCATGGCAGCCGGTGACGTCAAGCTTATGGGCGCTGTAGGGGCAGCCCTGGGACCATCAGGGGTGATTGTGGCTTTTTTGTATTCGGCCATTGCCGGAGGGGTTTATGCCCTGATTCTCATGCTCATCGGACGGGCCGGGGATTTTCCCAAGAGATTGGGGAATACGCTGACCACCTTGTATTACACCAGGCAGTTTATTTACGACAAGCCGCAACGGCCGGAGCAGCAGGTCAAGCTGTGCTACGGGGTGGCCATCGCGGCTGGAAGTATCCTGTATATTGTTTTGGATATGACCGGGACGGGGCAGTTGGTGCAATTTTGATGAGCTGAAAGCGGAAAGCGGAAAGCTCAAAGCTGAAAGCGGAAAGCTCAAAGCTGAAAGCGGAAAGCTAAAAGCTGAAAGCTGAAAGCTCAAAGCTGAAAGCTCAAAGCTGAAAGCTGAAAGCTGAAAGCTGAAAGCGGAAAGCTCAAAGCTGAAAGCGGTGAGAGGAGCAAGGGACGAGGGCCAAGGGCTAAGGAAGAAGGGGAGGGTCATGCTCAAGGCTCAAAGCTCAAAGCGGTGAGCGGGAAGTATGGAAAGAGTTCTTCGTTCTTTGTGCTTCGTTCTTCGTTGAGCCTAAGATAAACATCTAATTAGTTATGCGCATAATTGCGATAATCAATTTAACTTCTGTATCTTATAATAAACCACAACAAGATTTACATCTCATAAAAGAAGAACGAAGAACGAATTACGATGCACGACGAGCAGATAACAGATAACAGATAACCGATAACTGAAGGAAACGAGGTCCACCATGGGCAAGCTCAAGGCACTCATCCCAGTCGTACTGGCCCTGGTAATTGCTGTTGGCGGCAGTGCGCTCATCTACCAGTACATGCAGCAGCAGAGCACTCCTCAGCATGCGGAGAAGATGGAGAATGACAAAATAACCACTGTCCCGGTTGTTGTGTCCACCACCGACCTGGCCTGGGGCACGGAGCTGACCAAGGAGATGGTCAAAACAGTGTCCTTTCTGCAGGGCAGTCTGCCGGCGGGGTATCATTCCGCGACCGAAGACCTGGTGGGACGCATCCTCATCTCCCAGCTGTCGGCCAATGAACCGATCACTGAAGGCCGGCTGGCGCCTGAGGATGTCACCTCCGGTGGGGTGTCCGCGGTTCTGGAGAGCGGGATGCGGGCCATCGCTGTGCCCGGGAACAAGGTGTCCGGAATTTCCGGGTTCATTCGGCCGGGCAATCAGGTGGATGTCCTGGTGACCATGAAAGATCCGGACTCTGAGGAGGACGTGACCAAGCTGGTTTTGGAGAAGATCCCGGTGCTGGCCACTGGAACCCAGATTCAGGAAGGAAAAAATGGCGAACCTTCGCCGGTAGATGTGTACACCTTAAAAGTAAAGCCGGAAGAAGCGGAAAAGCTGACCCTGGCCTCTTCCAGGGGCAAGCTGCAGTTCGCCCTGCGCAATATCAAGGACCAGGACACTGTACTGACTGAAGGTGCAAATATTGCCGATACATTGGACTCGCTCAAAGTCATCAAGCCCAAACCGGTGGCCAAGGCCAATCCCCGCCGGATAGCCCCCCGGCAGGCATACACAGTGGAAGTGATCAATGGGGAAAACCGGGATACGAAGAGGTTTTAAGGGGCAAGGGACAAGGGACAAGGATCAAATGATGAGCTCTGTGAACTTGGATCTTTTATCAGCGAAGATGTGCTTGTTACGCCTGCCCAGTGTACCTTCTTTCAGTACACCGGGGTGAAATTTCATCCCATTTCACTGGGGCGAGATCTGTGGTTGAGAATTTCTATCCGCTGAGGGCGCATTTGGGAGAAGAAAAAGATGAAGAAATTTTTAACCGCTGATTGCGCTGATTGGCGCAGATTCAGAATCTTTTATCAATACCCCTATAATGATATGCATCAAACTGGAATTCTTTTTTCTACGAAACCCACAAAGAACGAATAACGGATAACGACGAACAGACTTTCTTAACCTCGGCCCTTGGCCCTGAGAACGAATAACAGATAACGAATAACCGGTAACGGAGCAGGCCATGGGATCTTCTGCACATCATACGGTACGTTGCTTCAAATTTACGCAGGTGGTCATTGTGCTGGCTGGCATGGCCTTGCTCTTAAGCCTGGCCGGGTCCGGTCAGGCGGCAGGCAAGCTGCAGCAGATGCTCAGCGAACCGGAGACATTGGAGCTCACGGCTGGGCGGACCATGGTTTTGCGCAGCGATCAGCGGGTGAGCCGGGTGTATGTGACCAATCCGGAGGTGGCCAAGGCAAATGTCTTTTCTCCCCGGGAGATCGTGCTCACTGGAGTCAGAGCCGGGTCCACGACCTTGAACGTGTGGCACAACAAGGAAACCATCTCCTTGTACACCTTGGATGTGTCCTTTGACCTCAGCCGGCTGAAGCAGAAGCTGAACAGCATGTTCCCGGAAGAACAGGAGCTCCGGGTCAGCGCGGCCCACGAGACCATCACCCTGGCCGGGCGGGTGTCCAGCGCGGAGGTGTTGGACGAGATTTTGGCTGTAGCCGCATCTTATGCGGCTGAAGACAAGATCACCAACCTGGTTGCGGTGGGCGGCGTGCATCAGGTCATGCTGGAAGTCCGGGTGGCGGAGATGAGCAGGAGCCTGTTCAATAAATTCGGGATTAATCTCCAGTATGTGACTGCCGGTGATCATGACAACTTTGTGGGCCAGACCTTATACAGCGCATCGAACTTTGGTGAAACCGGTCTGGACGGTTTCCTGGGCCGGCTCTTTCTGTCCGAAGGCCGGGAGAGTCTGACCGGTGTTATCGACATATTAAAGGCTGAAGGCCTGGTGCATGTTCTTGCAGAACCAAACCTGATTGCCTTGAGCGGACAGACTGCAGAATTTCTGGCCGGCGGGGAGTTTCCGGTGCCGGAGGATTCGGGTGATGACGGGATTGATATTGAGTGGAAGGAGTTCGGAGTGAATCTGGCCTTCACTCCCCGGGTCCTGTCCGGAAACAAGATCAACCTGACCATGAGCCCTGAAGTGTCCGAGCTGGATTATTCTTCTGGAATAGAGCTTGCCGGCATCCGGGTGCCCGGACTGACCACCAGGCGGGCGACAACCACAGTGGAGCTGAGTGACGGTCAGAGCTTTGCCATCGCCGGGCTGCTGCAGAACAATATTCAGGATTCGCTGGAGAAGACGCCGTGGCTCGGAGACATTCCGGTGCTTGGAAATCTGTTCAAGAGCAAATCGTACCAGAAGAAAGAGACCGAGCTGGTGATAATTGCCACCCCCCATCTGGTTCAGCCTCTGGACATGGCCGACCAGACCCTGCCCACTGACTTCTACCGCGAGCCAAGCGATGCCGAGTTCTACATCCTGGGGGCCATGCAGGGCAGAAAGCCGAAACATACAGATATGTTCGGCCGGTTTGACGGGGAGTTCGGTCATGTCTTGCCGGAGTAAGGAATTTATAGACCGCGAAACACACGAAATGACGCGAAAGGGAGCCTTTCATGAAAAATAATCACCTGATTATAGCAACAATCGCCTGCATCGGACTGATAGCAATATGGGCTGCCCCAGCAAAGGCATATGATCAAAAGTATTGGAGTGAACAAAATTTCGGTCGTTCTGTGGAGTCGGCTAAATATAAGCAGATCATTAATCATGAACCGGTGGAAAATCAAGCGATGGAAGATCTGGACGGCCAGGCCGCGATGAAGACCATACAGCAGTACAGGAAGTCATTCGACAAGGAAGGAGATGTTGGTCAGAGCGGCATCTCTGAGCTGGGAATGTAGTCGGAGGGTGGTTGAACAGTGAGCCTTACCTTACAGAAGAACGGCCTGAGGCAGGAGAAACCGACAATGAATATCAGCAAGATTTTTATCCGCCATGGCCGATGCCATCAGAAACGAAATATGGACAGCCAACGCGGTGTGGCCATGGTTGAGTTTGCTATTGTTTTACCTCTCTTGCTTATCCTTATGTTTGGGCTCATAGAGTTTGGTCTGGTCCTCTACAATAAACAAGTTATTACCAACGCCAGTCGGGAAGGGGCGAGGTATGGGATATCATCAGAAGATGGAATAAGAATATCAGAAAATAAAATTAGAAATATTATTATTGATTATGTTGACACTCATATGATTACTTTCGGTACAGATGAGATAGGAGATGAATTAGGGGATATAATAATCACACCAAATCCGCAAACTGAAACAACTAAAAATAATTATTATGATACCTATAAAAATCTGATTTGCACAGTTAATTATGAGTATGGGTTTATTGCAGCCGGATTGTTACTGTCTGATATTAATTTGAGTGCGACAACAGTTATGAAATTTGAAAAAATCCCAGAGAGTTGATAAATGGCCATGAAAACAAATATCATGTCAACAACAGATGTATTCTTTTCTGGTTTTTGCTTTCAGTGTAGCAAAAAAGAAAGAGGAGGCGTGTTAGTAGAATTTGCTATTGTATTACCTTTGCTATTAATTATTCTATTTGGAACAATAGAATTTGGATTACTTATGTATAACAAACATGTATTAACTAATGCAGCTAGAGAAGGTGCACGCTATGGAGTTGTTGTAAAAGCAAATAATTATTTGGATTCAGATGTCATAGGTCGTGTAAAAGACTATTCAGGAGAGCATTTAATAACCTTTGGAAATGACAAAACAATTGATGACCCAATTGTTATTGCTGTTGATTCAAATAATAATGAAATATCGATTTCTGATGCTTGTTTTGGTGATAGCCTTATTGTTGATTTCTCATATACTTATACATTTTTAGCTCTACCTGCTTTGTTGCCTGCAGAATGGGAAACAATAAATATAAATTCCAGAGCAAAAATGCGTTATGAAAAAGGCTGTTCTTATAAGAATTAATATTAAAATACTTTAAGAGAGATTGATATGTTAAAGAATATCCTCACAGAATATAGGAACGAAAATCAAAAAGGTGCTGTGTTGATTTGGGTAGCTGTTGCAATGATTGCGTTGCTTGGGTTTGCGGCACTTGCAGTTGATGTTGGATTCCTTATGGCAGCTCGAAATGAATCCCAAAATGCTGCAGATGCTGCGGCATTAGCCGGGGCTAGTGAACTTGGGCGTATGTATTATGATAATGGAATAAGTTACGATACCTCATGGGATAGTCAGATAATAAATGTCTCTGACAGCACAGGAAAACAAAACAATGTATTTGGAGAAGAAAGCACTATAGATACGATTCAGATAGGTTGTTGGGATGGAACTGATTTTGAACCAAAATTTAATGATACATGTCCTAATGGTCAATTCCCAAATGCTGTGCACGTTAAATCTTCAGGAAATAATAGTTCATTTTTTGGAAAAATTTTGGACATAGAACAACTGAATTCAGCCGCACATGCTATAGCATCTCTTTCAGCAAAATCGTATTGGGAGCCTGGAGAGGTCACTGTACCGATCGGTATATCAAAATATTGGTTTGACCCTTCTAATATACATCAGGGTGCTGATGGAGGAACTTTTTGTGGAGGAAACATAGGTTTTTCTCCAACTGGAACGATTGACGGATGTGCAGGTTTCACTGCTACGTTTGATGACTCAAATAGTCAATCTCCTTCCGGGTTAAGAAAGTTGTTTGATAAAATACTTAATGATGAAGATATATCACCTGAAATATATTCTGGCGTAACAAAATTCGGAATGTGGGGTGGGGAGCCAGGAGCAGTATTAATTCAGCCAGCTCAAACAGATTTTGAGGAAGTTTTTGATTACATGAAAACAAGGGATGAAGATGGTGACGATACAACATGGTCAGCAACTGTATTTGTTTACGACTGGAATAATTGTGATAATCCAAATAAGCCCATTCCAATTATAGGTGTTACTGATATAGTAATTGAAAAAGTTGAAGAACATGACATAATTGCAAAAGTCAGCTGTGTTGCAAAGGATTTTCGCGGTGAAGCTGGTCAATGGTTTGGAATTTACGGAACAATTCCTGGACTTGTAGAATAAGAACTAAATATTAAGAATCATGTAATATACACCCCAGGATTTTGCCATGACAGACACACAGCTCACAGTCCTCTTGGATATTCAGACTTCCAACCTGAAACGTCAGGTGCAGAAGGTTCTGCTGGCGATGCGGGATGTAGCTGTCTCGGAGTATAGCCTGGATCTTAGCGGAGATGTGCTGATTACAGAGCTGAGCTCTTCACCGGAACAGGATTTTCAGGCCATTCAGGGGCTGATTGATTCCGGCACTGTGACGGATGTTTTTCTGCTTTCAGCCAGCACAGAGCAGGATGTGCTGCTGCGTTCCATCCGGGTGGGAGTCAGGGAATTCCTTCCATTACCCTTGGATGACGATGAGCTTTCCAAAGCACTGACCAAGCTCCAGTCCAGACGCAAAAAGCACAGCGAGGATGATGTCCCGGAT includes:
- a CDS encoding MTH1187 family thiamine-binding protein, whose translation is MSVIAELSIFPLDKGVSLSPYVARAVSIVQQSGLSHDFGPMGTCIEGEWDEVMQVVSSCFKDLAQDCSRISMSLKVDYVQDRTGRLQSKIASVQEKLT
- a CDS encoding TVP38/TMEM64 family protein, which gives rise to MMHLQPSTGAHTMTSGKKFVLILTAISALIAAFILLQQGQAPIEALYAFLRHDIHPGLYILLMVFLPVFGFPMSPFLVLSGIKFGTAWGLGISLLIMPVHLVMCYLISKTFFRSMILMIMHSRGHNPPGFLTARPGKLMFLFLILPGPPYVMKNYILALTGLPFLSYIGLSWVVQGALAMPVVVLGGAASQQRWGLFTAVLILLILGSMGMHWYRKRVKNT
- a CDS encoding helix-turn-helix domain-containing protein, translated to MSNEQKNLSELMKEYGIKQKSIAKMAKVSPAAVSLVVNGKSKSGRIEGIIMEEVAKKRQELEKAQ
- a CDS encoding Flp family type IVb pilin yields the protein MMNALKRFWNDEEGVTMIEYTLIAALISIAAVVIIGSTGDAINSLFTSVESEISGATTTESQ
- a CDS encoding A24 family peptidase; its protein translation is MVLIIHILYIVIMIIISIFDYIYYRIPNIIVILLISISLISMIVLHGTYGIMLCFLGIALGMSFLLIPYILGGMAAGDVKLMGAVGAALGPSGVIVAFLYSAIAGGVYALILMLIGRAGDFPKRLGNTLTTLYYTRQFIYDKPQRPEQQVKLCYGVAIAAGSILYIVLDMTGTGQLVQF
- the cpaB gene encoding Flp pilus assembly protein CpaB, with the translated sequence MGKLKALIPVVLALVIAVGGSALIYQYMQQQSTPQHAEKMENDKITTVPVVVSTTDLAWGTELTKEMVKTVSFLQGSLPAGYHSATEDLVGRILISQLSANEPITEGRLAPEDVTSGGVSAVLESGMRAIAVPGNKVSGISGFIRPGNQVDVLVTMKDPDSEEDVTKLVLEKIPVLATGTQIQEGKNGEPSPVDVYTLKVKPEEAEKLTLASSRGKLQFALRNIKDQDTVLTEGANIADTLDSLKVIKPKPVAKANPRRIAPRQAYTVEVINGENRDTKRF
- a CDS encoding type II and III secretion system protein family protein codes for the protein MGSSAHHTVRCFKFTQVVIVLAGMALLLSLAGSGQAAGKLQQMLSEPETLELTAGRTMVLRSDQRVSRVYVTNPEVAKANVFSPREIVLTGVRAGSTTLNVWHNKETISLYTLDVSFDLSRLKQKLNSMFPEEQELRVSAAHETITLAGRVSSAEVLDEILAVAASYAAEDKITNLVAVGGVHQVMLEVRVAEMSRSLFNKFGINLQYVTAGDHDNFVGQTLYSASNFGETGLDGFLGRLFLSEGRESLTGVIDILKAEGLVHVLAEPNLIALSGQTAEFLAGGEFPVPEDSGDDGIDIEWKEFGVNLAFTPRVLSGNKINLTMSPEVSELDYSSGIELAGIRVPGLTTRRATTTVELSDGQSFAIAGLLQNNIQDSLEKTPWLGDIPVLGNLFKSKSYQKKETELVIIATPHLVQPLDMADQTLPTDFYREPSDAEFYILGAMQGRKPKHTDMFGRFDGEFGHVLPE
- a CDS encoding TadE/TadG family type IV pilus assembly protein, yielding MNISKIFIRHGRCHQKRNMDSQRGVAMVEFAIVLPLLLILMFGLIEFGLVLYNKQVITNASREGARYGISSEDGIRISENKIRNIIIDYVDTHMITFGTDEIGDELGDIIITPNPQTETTKNNYYDTYKNLICTVNYEYGFIAAGLLLSDINLSATTVMKFEKIPES
- a CDS encoding TadE/TadG family type IV pilus assembly protein — translated: MAMKTNIMSTTDVFFSGFCFQCSKKERGGVLVEFAIVLPLLLIILFGTIEFGLLMYNKHVLTNAAREGARYGVVVKANNYLDSDVIGRVKDYSGEHLITFGNDKTIDDPIVIAVDSNNNEISISDACFGDSLIVDFSYTYTFLALPALLPAEWETININSRAKMRYEKGCSYKN
- a CDS encoding pilus assembly protein TadG-related protein — translated: MLKNILTEYRNENQKGAVLIWVAVAMIALLGFAALAVDVGFLMAARNESQNAADAAALAGASELGRMYYDNGISYDTSWDSQIINVSDSTGKQNNVFGEESTIDTIQIGCWDGTDFEPKFNDTCPNGQFPNAVHVKSSGNNSSFFGKILDIEQLNSAAHAIASLSAKSYWEPGEVTVPIGISKYWFDPSNIHQGADGGTFCGGNIGFSPTGTIDGCAGFTATFDDSNSQSPSGLRKLFDKILNDEDISPEIYSGVTKFGMWGGEPGAVLIQPAQTDFEEVFDYMKTRDEDGDDTTWSATVFVYDWNNCDNPNKPIPIIGVTDIVIEKVEEHDIIAKVSCVAKDFRGEAGQWFGIYGTIPGLVE